The Vibrio maritimus genomic interval GCTCTCGCCTCAAGAAGAGTTTGCACAAACTTTAATGTCGATAGGATGTGAAGTCGATGGTGGGCCCCCTATCATGGACGGCCAAAAGCATCGTATCCGTGTTGAAACCGACAAGCCCAATATCAAGCACCAAGCTGGATCGGGCTACTACGTAGGCTATCTAGATGGCCACCCAGCTAATTTTGCATTAGACCAAATTTTATTTATGCCGAACAAGATAAATATAGCTTACAATGAGTCCTAGTATAATTAGTATACTGATATGCCCGTTACCTGATAGAAAGCTATCCAATACTATCCCTGAAAATACGATATCTGAGTCGCTAAAAACAAAGCCCTCTCTACTGTGGTGGATGAGTAGGGTAGGTGTCAAGGTTATTAGTATCCCATAAAACATCCCTCCAGCGACTACTCCACGCACTCCACCTAGAACGTTCCCAAAAATTCCAGAAGTTGCACCACTAAAGAAGATAACTAGAAGGCTTGGTATTATAATATTATATTCTAAACGTAATAGTACTAAGACCCCAGCAAAACTTCCAAGTAAAGTGAATATGAACCCTAAAATCATAGCATTTGGCATATAATGAAAAAGGAATGGGCAATCTAAGGCGGGTATAGCTTGTGGGGCATATCTCTTTGTGAGCCCTTTAAATGCTGGAATTAAAGAGTCTATTATTATAGATGTCGATTTTTCTATAATAAAAATACCAATGACAAAAAATACACATTTACAACTTTCCGTTAACAACCCGTTGAAAGAATGTATAGTATCAGTTGTTAAATATAGATATATGTAGATAGGAAACATAATGCAAAACATTATAAGGTACCTACTCCCAACTATTTCGATTTTTCTCAGTAACTGTATATCTTCCGTGGAAGTGTTCACATTTCCTAAAAGCTTTGCAAACACCCCTTGCATAATATACCCTGAAGTACAGAAGTGACCAAGAGCAATATCTTTTCTTCCGGTTATTTTTTCTATAATCGGCTGGCATAATGCTGGAGAGTACGATGCAACAATTCCACCAAAGAGACTACTAATAAAAGCTAGCATAAACCCTTTATAGCCATATTCATAAAGGACTACATTGCTAACTGTTGATAACCATAGTAATGAATGACCAGAAAGAAAGATAAACCTTCCATTAAGGAAGGTAACTACAATTAAATTACATAACATCGTAAGTGCAAACGTTATAGAAATGTAAGTTCCCATTTCCTTTACAGCAATGCCATATATAATTGAAGAGTCTGAAATATAACCTTTTACATTAATGATGTTCTCTATATTATCAGATAAGTAGGATACCGAATGTACAATAATATCTATGCCTACCATAAGCATAGTAAAACCAATAAATACTTTTATCCCACCTAAAATAACTTGAAACCACGTACATTTTTGCACTACCAAGCCTACCATTGAGAGAAAGGAAAGACCAATAGCAGGACTACTCACTAAAAAAAGTACTGTTTTGTCAATCATACACAGGCTCTCGTTCACTATTCGTTAGTTCATACAAGGCCTTTTTAACATGTTCAATCGAGATACTCTCCATGCAAATTGGGCTTGCATAGACACAATTTTTTCCTGAGAAATGGACTTCGCTTTCTACTGAGCAACCGTTGAAGTAGCCGTGCATCCCACAAGGTTGAAATTGACACTGAGAGTTTTTGTACAAAACATATTGTCTAGGGTAGACAACACATTCCGACCTAGAGCTGCCTAATATTACAATTACATTATTGGCTTCAACAGCAGCAGAACCGTGAACCATGAAACTATCTAAACAAATTCCCGCATAACATGCTTTTGATACAGATAGAGATTGTCTAAGAGAATAACTTTTAAGCGATAAGTCTATAAAGCTAAATTTATCAGATAGGCTATCTACTAGCTCATTCCACTTATATTTACACCATTGTCTATTACTTGTCGTAGCTTGAGATTGATACCAGATTAATGGCTTTTTATATTTACTAACTTCAGTTTCTCCATATTTCAATTCAAGCTTAGTAAGGTTTACTTTTGGCTTTAAACGACTAAGCTTTATTTTAAGATTTTCTTCGGCCATTTCCAACATGTGAATGTAACTTGGTCTATATGGATAATTGTTATGCGGTCTTCGAGATGTATATAGTCTCAAATCAACATCATACTTGATGTTTTCTCCAATGTTGGGACTAGTGATCTTAACATTTTCGATATTGTTTAATAGTTCACGAAATGGGGTAACTACTTTTGCTTCTCCATACTTTTCTATTAAGCTTATTACAACTGAAGTGCTAGCAACAGTACACCCTAAAGAATCTGGGAGACGAATGATTGGAGTCATAATTAAGTCCAGCTATTGCAATATATTATATCATCTAATTGTGACTTTGTTAAAAACTCGACATTGTTAGTTAATAGTGTATCGTTAATTTTATCATCTTCTGTTAGAGAAAAAATGACATTATAATTAGATAGAGAATCTATAAATTTCTTTAGCTCAAACTTCATGTGTATATCAGAAATCACTTTAAGCTTAAGTTGAGATAAAGGCGCTATTATTTTTTCATACAAACTAGATACTTTTAAGCTATTATCTAACCCTAATTCACCTTCTTTTATTAGAACTATCACCTCAGAGTAGCTTCTTTTACTTTTTATGTTTTTAATAGCGGTTATTTCGTCTAGGTTTGTAAAAGTTATTTCTAATGAATTAATATTTAATATTCTCATAAATGAAGGTCCTTATGGGGGACACTTGGCGAAAAGGATACTTGTGTACGTTAAGAGTCTTAGATTTTGACATCGGACTGTCAGATAAACTAAATTTAAACTCTATTTTGACGGAGAACTAACATCCCCTCTAACATCTGGTTAGGGTTACTCTAGCTAAACATCTTTATGAAAAATAGGAAGTTATGCTCCAATCGTACAATTTTTCCGGATCGTCGTGTTACCCCTTGTGATTAATATTGATTCCCAATATGCACTTAGTTGCGTATTGGACCATACATCATTTTCGTGTTTTGTTAAAGATATTTATGATGAGGCTGTCCGTTGTAGTTAGGGAACGCAATACTATATTCGGGATAAAGATTGCTCCTAGAACGCGCCATTCTTTCCTTTGCGGGTGGCTAGGGAGCTTGTTTACACGTTAGATAGATAATTTGAGTTTTTGGTGCAAATGGCACACTGTGAATTTTGATATGTTCAAATTCCTAAGAGAAGATCAAAATTGATCGTTTCTTCCTTTCTGCTAGATCGGGGTTGTTCCAAAAACTCAGCTCAAGGTTGAAACTATCATCATCTGTGGTGATGATTGGTGAGTTCGATGACCAACCCTGAGTTCAAATGGAAACACTTTGCCCCTGAAATCATTCTTTGGTGCCTTCGTTGGTATGGTTCAACGACAATGAGCTATGCCAACCTCAGCGACATGCTGCAGGAACGAGGAATTTCGGCCAATCGCTCAACCATTTATCGTTGGTTCATTGAATATGCCCCTGCATTACGTAAGAAACTGCGCCGTTATCAGCTCATTCGAGCAGACTCTTCGTGGCAGCTCGACGAGACCTACGTTAAGGTAAAAGGAAAATGGCATTATCTGTATCGAGCTATCAACAAGCAAGGCGAGACCCTGGACTTCTATTTCTCTCATAAACGTAATAAAGACGCGGCTTATCAGTTCCTGAAGCGATGCTTAAGATACTATGATGTAGATGCGCAGCCTAAAACATTAAACACAGACAAGCACTCTTCCTGTACCCATGCGATTCTTCGTCTGAAGAAAGAAGGACGACTTCGAGTGGATGTCGAGCAACGGCAAGTGAAGTATCTCAATAATGATATCGAATCCGACCACGCGCCCATCAAGAAGCTCGTCGTTGGCACTGACGGTTTTAAAATCCGAAAGCGAGCTTGGTCAACCATTCAAGGATTTGAATCATTACGGATGTTGGACAAAGGCCAGTTTGATTTTTGATTGCGTCATGATGATTGTAAAACTCTAGTGCGGGAAAGATCCGCGTTCATAAATCGTCTATTCAATGTACTAGTGATTTACCAGTAATCGCCAAGCCAATGATGGCGAACTCTGCACTCTGAGATTAGTTGCAACAATCCCGCACAAATACCCATTGATATACTGGCTACAGCTGATGCAGTCCGCAGCTTGCATGGCGACCGATAACTTCGACGTGGCGCATCTCACCGAAATTGACCCATTATGGGACGATGACGAACTGGCCTTTATCTTAAACCCAGAGGCCATCTTATTTGGGAACCCCGCAGCGCAGCTCGCTTGCGTCCCCGAGGCCATCGCCACCACCAGTAACACCGTACTGCCCTTTAATGTTCTGTTTTGGTGTTTAGGCTCACAAGGGAGCGCTTACCCTCTCACGGGGAACACGAACTATCGAGACACCCCTATACAAGCGGGCACACTCATTATGGAAAGGCTCAATTACAAACTGCATCGACAAGGGATTGTGTGGGAAACACGAGGCGAAGATGGCGCGGTGTGTTATCAACACACAACCCCCATTCTCCCCAAATCACGATATCGGTATCAAATGAGCCCTCCCTACCCTGACGCTGGATGGTGTCATCCCTACACAACCACTACGGCGATTTGGGAAATGGGTCATGACAACCCTACAACAGGGGACAATTTTGGATTCGTATAGTGGCGAAAACGTAACTGTGTCTTCTTATAGGAACACCAAGTACACACGCCACTATGTTTTCATTTTTGATTGAATTAAAAGGGACATTGTTTTATCGCGAGCCTTCACACTCTAACGATACAAATATTGGAAAAGGAGTCCAGTGTCCAAAAACGGTGATATCAGTCAGCTATACCAACGGCTTGCCTCTCGATATGCCAAAAAATACAGCTAAAAGAAAGCGAGCAGGAGAGCGGGGCCCGGCTCGCTAAAATGAATGTATCAAAGTGAATATTATGGTTAGACATAAACATACTAATACAATATTCACTCAAACGCATATCAACTTTCCCCAATTTTTTCACAGAAAGTCACACTTTCCTTTCAATTCCACAGCATTTATAGGGAAAATTCAAGTGAAGTCAATAAACTTGGACAAGGTAATACTGTAGGAAGTGCTTATACATCTGGGGATGCTCAAATTGTTGGTGGCACTTGTCAAAGTACAGGCACTTTAAACGCTTTCGCGACGTGTGATTACGTTATCGAGAGTCAAGGAGGAAAAGGCACGCTTCACCTTAACGACTCAAAATCTATCTCTATCAACCCTCAAACGAATTCCGATGGAAACCGTTCAGGTAGCGCTGGCTCTTTCAGCTTGCTGTCTGCGTTGGCGTTAATGACTTTAGGAGTTCGTCGCCGACTTTTGAAGGAGTAAACATGCACCCTTACCAAGAACAATCTAAAAAAAAGTACTATTTAAAACTTGCCCAACAAGCCGCAGAGCTAGAGCGTGATCATCAGTACGAGAATGCCGCCATGATGTGGAAACAAGTCTCCTATCTGGCTTCTCACCCTGAGAACAAATTATGGGCAGAGAACCGCCATGACTTTTGCTTAAGATACCGGCCTATTATGTCCCTAATAAGGCGAGGACGCCCTAGAAACCTCGACACCCTAAGATAATGCTATTAATGGAGTTCACTCGTCACTATCGATAAATTTCATTCAGTACACACCATCAATCTTCTTAAAATACTCAGCTCAATGTCTGGGTATTTTTTACGCCTTTCCCAGAGCCTTAATAGTAACAAAATAGCCAAAAGGAGCGCGCAATGAACAATTTTCATGACTATATTCCGGAGCTACACAAAAAGACATTTCAGGAAGGCGAGCGTCATAAAACTCGGGAAAAGAATAGAGCAAAACAAGTTTTACGGACATTGTTCGGCTTTATTGCGGACTTCAACTTAAGAGCGAACGCCATGTAAGTCGTTCGCCTATTTACCCGGGAGCCTTGAGTCTATGGGCACACTCCTTATCGACCTCCTACTAACCGCCATCGTCTTCTCTGTACTCACGATTAGCTTTACCAAAAAGCAGCTCATCACTCCTAATTATTTACTTCATCGATGGGTGCAAGTCATTGTCGTAAATAGTTTGCTTTTACTTTGGGGGGTATGTTTAGCCATTCCTTCCTTTACCTAGCCATTACTCATTACGCTGATGGGATTGGTGTACTCATACGGTTTTGCCTGCGTATTACCAGGACACCCAAACTTGACGTTAATGCCTTCTCTATTCGAACGAGAGTGGAACGTCCATTTGACCAACATTGAAACGCCGTTCAATCGTGTGGTCTATCGAGACTTAATTGCGCTTATTCACAAGATGCCATCGTATCGAGTCCATCGTTTAGTCCTCACCTCCCCACTGTTGGCCAAGGATAGAGGGTTTCGAAATACGGACATTTTAGCCATGCATGGCACCATAGTTGAAAGGAAAGTGTCGTCGTTTTATCGCGCTCCTCTACAAGCTTTCACACTCTATCGATACAAATATTGGAAAAGGAGTCCAGTATTTAAAAACAGCGATATTAGTCAGAGATATCAACTACTTCTCTCTCGAGATACCGAGAAAAAGAACAGGTAAAAAAAAGCGAGCGGAGAGGCCCAGCTCGCTAATAAGCATGTATCAGAATGAATATTGTAAGTTTGACCTAGACACACTAATACAATATACACCTAAGCGCATATTAACTTTTCCAGTTTTTCGCAGGAAATCACACTTTGATTTCAATGCAACCGCATTTATAAGGAATCGTGACTCAGCGGTTCTGTCGCAAATATAGATTAAAGCGCGTCAATGCTGGTCACCAGATACAATTAGTCTATGAGTGAATAAAATTTTCGCAGGCTGTTTCCCCTGTTAGATTAACTTGACCGCGTTTAATCATCGTCCACAACTCTCGACCGTGAAGGCTCGCTGTGGTTCCTTTTAATGACTTCCAACCAAGAGCCTGACGCGTCTTATGTTTTACCCAACGATGACTTTGTTCCATAATATTGTTTAAGTATTTGATATCCAGGATCTCTGTCAGTGACAACATAAAGAAGCCAGTTAGCCAAAGTTATACATTCATTGCATCAAGCGCAGCGTAATTACTTTTACTTCCATCAATGACCACTTTCTCTGGTAAGCCGTGTTGAGCTATCGCCTTATTCAGAAAGGCTTTGGCGGCTGCTTCATCTCGAGTTGGGCTCAGATAATAATCGATAGCGTCACCAAATTTATCAACGGCTCGATAGTAATAAAACCATTCACCCTTAATTTTGATATACGTCTCGTCCATCCGCCACGAGCTCGATACCGACTTCTTTTTACGTCTGACTTTATGCTCCAAAATCGGCGTGAATTTGATGACCTACCGGTTAATAGTCGCATGGTCAATGGTGATGCCACGCTCCTTCTGTATTTCTTCAATCTCGCGATAACTGAGCTTGTAAGCTAGGTAATAACGGATGGTTTCAAGAATAACTTCAGAGGGGAAGTGGCAACCTTTAAACATTAATATTCAGAGTGTTAAGTAGATATTGGGTAGATCTTAACCTAGAATGCCAAACTTTGCGACACAACCACCAATCATCACCACAGACGATGATAGTTCCAACCTTGAGCTGAGTTTTTGCAACAACCCCACCTAAAACACTAAACTTTGCGACAAAGCCCGACAGAACTCACTTCTTGAATATGAGACTAGTGGCATAAAACGGAATATAAGTCACAGACATCACAAATTATAGGTTTTAAACTATTGACATTGGTCTGTCATATGAGTGGCGCTAATCGCAAAGAAGCTTACTCTTTCAATTCTTATTCCTTTTTAGGTTAATTAGAGAGTCTATGATGAAATTAAAATTGCGCTTTTGGAGTTTTCTGGTAACGACAATATTTTTTTCTATTAACTCTTATGCAGAGATTATGTATCACTACGAGCAAAGCTTACAGTGCCCTAGTAACTTTCGGAAAGCTGTTTTCGAAGAGGTCAATCGAGATAAAGAATCTATATGTTCAACCATAGGGCCATGGGACATATATGTTTATGCAACTGGAAAAATTGATGGTGGAAATAACATTTATGGATATGGTTGTAATATTACTGAGGGTGACTTTACTAGTGCAGGGATGAGTATATGTGTCGTTGCCCCATGTACTAGTGAAACAGATAATGGCTCCACGTGCAAAATACAAGACAACACTAGATTAAGAAATTTAGAGAACTCAGCTGATAAAGTAGCAGATCTACTGAAGGATTATAATCGAGTTAATTTCTCGGTATGGAATGGAAGTTGGACGCGTAACATTGTATTACCTACTACAACTAGAAATGGGGTTGTAATTTCATTATTAAGAGATTCTGATTGGAAAACCCACCTTCATGTAAATGGTAAGTCTTATCAGCCCAATAAAGGAGAAAAGATAACCTTTTCTTACCATAACGGGGAATGGATAGAAGGGGTTACCCTCGATGAACACCGAGTTGGTTTTTATGGTAAAGGTTCTACTGGATTTCCATACTTTATTGATACAAAAAATAATAAGGTTAAGTATTTAGTTAAAGACATTTCGCTAACCTCTCTGATCGGTTTTAGGGTAATGGCACAACGTATTAGTGGCAATGGTTATTTATCTCCTCTGTATGATGTTACGATTTCAGAAAATACGTCTCTATCTGATTTGGGGTTTAGTAACAACTATGTTACTCGTATATGTATATACAGAGTCGATGGAACTTTAGTTGGGGGGAAGTGTGTCGATGCCTATTATGGTCACACCTATAATCCTACATATAAAAAACCTCAATCCTATTTCTACGAGCCCAGTACTACAGCTTATTTACTACTTAGAAATGAAGCTGACGAGAATGATTGTGCTTACACTGATTTAGATAATGGCGAATTAAAATTTTCAGGATGTCAATTAAAAGATAACAATTGGTTCGCACATTTAGGAAACGGAGTTTTCAAGTCTATCTTGACAGGTATGACATTTGATTCTTCAGAATTAAACACTGAAATTACGTTTAAAACATTATTAGAAATTAATGAGGAACTAGATAGTTATGCAGCTAACTACAACTTAGATGGTGAGCAAAGTGCAGTATTCCAACAACAGAAAGCAAGAGAAATTAGTGTTTTCTATGAAGAATTCTTCATTAACCATCGTTTGCTAAATAAATATTCTGAAAACCTAACAATATCTATTAATAATGTGGCTTCATTTTCAGGGTTGGATGATTTAATTGACAGTGATGTTTGGAAAGCTAAATTTGCATCAATATCAAGTAAATCCATCGAGGAGAACTATTTAAAAGGACAATATATTAATTATCTACTTGAGCTCACAAAACGTTTCTATCAGCGAATTGATGATAAGTATCCAGAGGTCGGTTTTGAGTTTCTATTAAATAACATCCCTGATTCAATTACTGAAATTGAAGATGCTCACTATCACGACTGGGCAACTGATATCATTGCATTGGCTTTCATTAAACTAAAAACCCATTATCCAGAACTAGTTAATCAATTTGATTTTGATATTCAATCAGCAAGAGATTATTTATTTGAAAACAGACATTTCTTAGGGCAAGCGACTATTCCAAGCAATTATAAACAAGTGTTTGAAAACTTTATTGATAAGCGCATATATGAACGACATTTTAGCTTTGTTACTAGTAAAGCGAAAGATAGCTATCAGCCACTTTATTTTGATATTGAAGTAGAATCTTATCGAGCAACGATGATATTAGTTCTTTGTTATATTGAACACTTTTTTGGTAAGACTGTTGTAGATCAATTTATTGCTACAAATTTTTCAAATGGCATTAAAGCTCATAATGCAAGTGTAACTGTATATCAACATATTTCTGGAGCGTACACCCCAAACTCTTTTGTTCAGTACATGCCTGACATCTATCGAGCTAAAATTACCCGTAAAGTATACGAGCATTTTTCTGATAGTAGCTCTGCAATGCAGGATTTGATCTTGACTGAACAATCCGGAATATCGCTTGCTTACAAGAGCTTCCCTGTATTTGAATCTATAGCTGCGAAGCAACTCTCAGAAGCAAAAAAATCAGCATTAAGGTCGCTGAACTATGTGAGTGATGATGGTTTTTTAAAACTTCTCAACTTTTTGTTTACCTTTGATATGTTATTTGGTGTGGCCAATTTATTAACTGGTAGCTTTGAATCAGCAATAGATGATCTATCTACTAGTTTTGGTCAAAGTGAAGTTGATCAATTTGAAAATGAGTTAAAAAACATTACAGATGAAACATTTGAAACTGAAGGGGTTAATAGGATAATGTGTATCCTTTAATGAAAGGAAGCAATGTTATGAGTATAAAAAACTTAATATTGATAGTGAGCTCATTGTTTGGGATAAGCTCTTTTTCTTACGCCGCTGTAGATTTTGTCAATATTCTTAATTTGCCAACGTCTGATATCAATAAAATCGAATCTTCAATGGCAAGAAGCTTATTAAAACAACAGAGTTCTATAATAACTAAACGCGGTTCAGTCAAATTAACGACCGAAGAGAAGGCCAAAATTGGAGGGTATACAACCACACCTGCAAACTATGATATTGCTTTTGATGACCCTCTATCGGGTGATTTAACAGGACTAGCTAATAATATAGCTTTTCGTAATGCGACTAAAAAACTTCCGGGAGCTCAAGGTATTGATATATACAGCGCCCAAAAGATTGGAACTAATGGACCAAAACCAGAAGAAGGCGACTATGTTGTTGCAAATGGCCGTCCATGGTCATTTACATCAAATGAGTATACAGCAGGTCGATTTGGTCAAGCTAAGTTAAGTGACCCTGTAGCATCGCCCACTGAGCAAGTCGCTATCTATAAAGTTAACGCATATAGTGCAAAGCCAATTGGTGGCATTAGCACTATTTCTAAAGAAGTTGAGTATGTATATCCATCAGGTTCTGCTTTTAGAGTTAAAGGAGTTACACAGTCTACATTAAAAAATGGTAAAATATTTTCTGAAATAACATTGGTAGAGGTTGATGCTGTCCCCATTGATGCAACCATAATACATTACAAAGGAGGAATGCCATTAACGAAAGAGGCAATCGAAGCTGTTGATATTCAAATTAGACTAAAAACAATTGAAAGTGAAGAAGCTGAAATTTCAGGTGCAACTTGTAGAAATTTCGTAAGCTAGCGGGCCTTTGTTGAAAAACTTCGTGGCGAAATGAGTTCAGCGTTTCAACGGTCACCTTGGTTAACATTTTTCGGAAGTCATCAAAATCAGATTCAGTCTTAATTGACTTTACTGCTTCACGAGCAAAAGCTTCAAGTGCTTTCTTATCCATATGGCTTTGTTGCGTAAATCGATGGAACTAAATCCGGAAGTTACGAGCTGATCGGCTACATCAGTTAATCACCGTAGCCTTATGCCAAAACCTCGTTACAAAACAACTAACTGGAAACAGTACAACAAAGCCCTAATCAACCGTGGTTCACTCACTTTCTGGATTGATGAGGAAGCAAAGCAAACAGAGCAAGCGCGGCAGGCCTCGTCGATTCAACGACCTAGCCATTACTACTGCACTGATGGTAAAACGCGTTTTCTCTATGCCATTGAGAGCGCTGCAAGGTTTTCTAGACTCAGTATTTAAGCTGGCTAACATACCGCTTATTTGTCCGCATGACACCTGTATAAACCGTCGAGCTAAGGAAGTTGAGATTTCATTTAAAACTAAAACCAGAAGTGCGATACAGTACCTGGCCATTGATGCCACTGGTCTCAAGGTTTATGGTGAAGGTGAATGGAAGGTCAAGAAGCACGGTGCTGACGGGAAGCGTAGAGTCTGGAGAAAGCTGCATTTAGCCGTCGACACCAGTACTCATGAGATAATAGCAGCAGAACTAAGTTTATCCCATGTCACTGATGCAGTAGTCCTTCCTAATTTGCTCAAGCAAACACGTCGACGAATCATCGAGATATCTGGAGATGGTGCTACAACACCAAGGACTGCCATGATGCCATACGGATTAAGCGAGCGGTTCCGCTTATCCCACAAGAGAAGGGGCAGCCTTCTGGGAACAAAGACATCCTCGTAATTTAGCAGTGGGTTGCCAAAAGCTCTACGACTCTAACAAGAAGTGGAAAAAACGGTATGGTTATCACAAGCGTTCGCTCTCTGAAACAGCCATGTATCGTGTGAAGCAGTTGCTAGGTGGGAGGTTAAGCCTGAGAAACTACAATGCTCAGGAAACCTACGCCATGATTAAAGCGTTTAACAAGCTTACAGGGCTTGGTATGCCTGAAATTCAGTTTGTTGTTTAAGAATTACTCAATTTCGGACGGTTTGATTTTCTGTCCGAATTACGCAACAAAGCCACTCTATGTCTGACTACATCACCAAAGACAGTCTATTTGACCAGATGTGTCAATCGATCTTAACCAGTGACTTTCGGATTTCCTGGGCAGATAAGTACCCCGTAAGAGAAAAGGTTCAAGAGGCCATTGAAGATATCAGCAATGAACTTGAAGCTTGGGGAGTAGACATCATCAAAAATGAAGAGGGTATGCTCATCATCGATATGCCAGAGCCAGTACAAACTCGTCAAAAATACTCATGCCCTCAGTGTGCGGTTAACGTCTGGGGAAAAGCAGGATTACACCTTATATGTGGTGATTGCCAGGTAGACTTTGTTGTCATTGACTAACAAAAAGATTTAGAATGGTGGCGGGTGCTTTTGGTGATCTATCAAAAGCATACAGCTGGCGGTAGATAAACAATCTATGGTCACCCCTTTTTTGCAATACTAATATTTAGACATTATCGGTTTGCTCAAATCTATCCGG includes:
- a CDS encoding PTS transporter subunit IIC; the protein is MIDKTVLFLVSSPAIGLSFLSMVGLVVQKCTWFQVILGGIKVFIGFTMLMVGIDIIVHSVSYLSDNIENIINVKGYISDSSIIYGIAVKEMGTYISITFALTMLCNLIVVTFLNGRFIFLSGHSLLWLSTVSNVVLYEYGYKGFMLAFISSLFGGIVASYSPALCQPIIEKITGRKDIALGHFCTSGYIMQGVFAKLLGNVNTSTEDIQLLRKIEIVGSRYLIMFCIMFPIYIYLYLTTDTIHSFNGLLTESCKCVFFVIGIFIIEKSTSIIIDSLIPAFKGLTKRYAPQAIPALDCPFLFHYMPNAMILGFIFTLLGSFAGVLVLLRLEYNIIIPSLLVIFFSGATSGIFGNVLGGVRGVVAGGMFYGILITLTPTLLIHHSREGFVFSDSDIVFSGIVLDSFLSGNGHISILIILGLIVSYIYLVRHK
- a CDS encoding ANR family transcriptional regulator; this encodes MHPYQEQSKKKYYLKLAQQAAELERDHQYENAAMMWKQVSYLASHPENKLWAENRHDFCLRYRPIMSLIRRGRPRNLDTLR